In Megalops cyprinoides isolate fMegCyp1 chromosome 8, fMegCyp1.pri, whole genome shotgun sequence, the genomic stretch CATAGTAATATGCCATCAGGTATAAAGCACCCTCATGGAGCATCTCTTTCGGGAACGTTGTTACTGGCCTATCTCCAACAGCCAGGAGGCAGTTTGAAGTACTCATAATCAACActggacaggagagaggacGTTTCTGCAGGAAAGCATTTGCCTTAAGGAAAAAGTGAAATAGTGTTAGAATAATGACCCATATAACACAGACATTCTTCTTTCCGGATAatgcacttttggaaaacatgtacatttttacatatctcACCTCAAGGACATGTACCAGAGCCTCACTTGCATCTCTTAGCCTCTTTGGAGGGGCAGATGTAGAGGGGAACAGTGATGGCAGTGCACGCAGTATCCCAACGGCCTGTTCAACTGTTAAGGAGAAGATCATTACTTTCACCCTTCACACATAGACAAACTGCAGTTCAGAGGTCAAATCTGATCAACACACAACACCAtcctttaaaaaacaacattaaacataCTATGGCATAGTGAACatagaagaaaaaggaaagcacACCAAAGACACTAGCACATGAACTTGACAATTAATATGCTCTGATGTCCACCCTGATCACTaataacacacaataaaaacaacattgctTACTTTTGTCCATTCCCATTGGTGGTTTCAAAATCTTCTTCCATACCCCATAAAACTGGACCTTCTGGCAAAATTCAGCCCATCTTCCCTTTACTTCATTAACGCACTGGCAGTTATCCCTGTCCAAAATCCGTCAAAGCTCAAAGCCGTCAAATTTACACATcagacatttaaatgcatcTCTAAAAAGGAGGAAATTGTTAtataaagcatttttctttatgGTACTATGTTTTGAATTATGCTTAGAGTCAATAATGACTTGCATGTCCAATTTCCTTGAAACAAGGATACGCATCcagtattttttcatgtctgtccTCTTCTTTTATGGCATCAGAATCTATGAAAGTCCTTCTGGCTCCAAATTCCAGATCCAGGAGCTGAGACACAGACTCCTTGTTTGGATTTGGTCTCTTCCATAGTGCCTGTAAGGTACTGTAGTGTTTGGCCTGGGTTGCTagactgtctgtgtctgcagggttGTTATCTGTTAagacacataaatacataaggAAATACATTATGACATTATCTGAATCAAACAATGTCATTATGTATTTTTGCAGGGGGTGACCCTACAAAGAGTTAAGGTACCATTAACATCAAGAGAAGGATTTGGAAATACAAAGTCAGAGCTCACCTCTTTCATTACTGTCGAAAGGCTCAGGAGCGCTACTACCCTCTGAGGAGGCATCTAGGATGACAGTAGAATCACTTGAGTCAAGCTCCTGTAGGTCACATTTTGTTAGGTCACATTTTGCAGTCTTTTGTACAGGTGCCCGTAAACAGTTACCTGTGACGAGACAAATTGAAATAGATCCTTTAAATCTCCctactaaaaaaaaagacaaacttgaaACACGTTCACCATCAACTGACTGCATTACAAAATGCTTGGACTATTCTGCCAAACAATACTTACCAATGTATTCTTCTTGTTTATGTCTCTATCCTGCAGCATGGGGTAGTATTGTACTATTCTCTTTGCCATAGCGGTAATTTCTGGCTTTGAAGGGTATCTGTCCGATTCTCCATCCCCTGTTGCCCTCAGGATTGAGATCATACTTGTCATTGTGTTCCGGATCAGTCTGCATCGCAGatcttttgacattttgcagtCTTGCTCTTTGCCTTCTATTGCCAACTCAAAGTACTGCTTGCGGACATGCTCcagctctgtgtcagtgtaGAGAACATACTCAGGGCAGGATAGCTTCACAACCTTTTCAGGAGTTGTGTTCCGCTCAGGACCTCTTCTCACAGGGGTGGATGTCAGAGGTAGGGATTGCTCATTTGTAGTAGAAGTAGAACTATCTGCAGTAGGATCTTTTGGTTTTGAGTCCTCTCGGCCAGATtcctgtaaaataaaagaaagtaaTTAACTTCTGGAGAAGCGACATTACATGTTTACTGTGTTAACACAAACTGTAATGCAGCACCAGCCACACAGTTCTGCACTAAGTATAACTATGGTTTGAAATCACTCAGTTTCAATTTAGAGGTTAAATCTCTTCAACTAACTAAATGCCCATCAATGAGTCTCTAAaccagtatttattttctgaaagagGAATGACCATTATTCAGTACAGTTTTAAACATGTTGAATAATCTTTATGAAAACTGCAGCATCACAAAAGCCAGCGCATGGAATAAAATAGTATGCACACACCCTCTTCATTCATGGGTTATTCATCTTTGTCACCATGTGAATGATTATATAAGCTATGATAACCGATTACAAGTGTAAAAGTGATATTAGCAATCACTGGCTACGATTACATGTgcacttttctgtctttccGAATGAATCCATTCCGATTGAAGGTTCAGACTGAACTGCTTATATGTGCGCTAAAATAGGTGGCTCAATCACGTTCGTACTTTACATGTACAAAGCAGGtaattgtaaataaattgtttttgacATGCGTAAAAGGATCTTGCTGCCACTGttacaaatgaaatggcagACATGCAACATGTGCTATAACCTACACACTATTTTCCCTCATATTATTTCTTAAAGTTAGGCATGACACATTCCTTCCACAACTGCTAAATTAGAGAAGATGCAGTGATAAATTCTCTATAGCATTACTTATTAGTTCTAGTGTTAAGCTAAATTCACACTCCTATGCTAGCTACTGTAAAGTTATGTCATGGGAAACTGACCTCAGGATGGATTGTGAGCCAGATAGTTTTTCTTCGTATGAAGTTTTCTGGGACTGGGAAAAGATCCCTCAAGTCATCACGAGACAGGGTGCCCAGCATTAGATCACTGATGTTTGCAGCTGTGGGAAAACTGCAAGATACACTTGGCATGGCAATTCATGAGTGTCCTATGACAGCCAAACTGAACGAAACAAGTAGATATCGTTGCTTCATTCAAGCTAGCTAGTATTAGCTAATTTTAGTGCATTAACTTACTAATAGTTAAGAATATTTGCATAAGTTACCCCTTAAAATTCCCACAGCCACATCATCCAGTTTATCTATGCTAGTCTCTGTTCAGCTGCAAAAGTGTACAAAAAGCCACATCACTATTAAAACTTGAATGACATCAAAAGCGTATGTAATttcaaccacaaaaaaatgaaatattgactATACTTAGTGACGCAGGTACAGATTTGAAACCAAGTCTTGTTCACGGTAGGCAGCTCCAACGGTCAGTATCGACAAAAAGACTGCGCAGTTACTATGCCTCTCCCACCTGACCTATGGGTCGCTACCATTTCAGTGAAAGCGGGGTTCTGACGTTAATGGTTTTGTAAATCAATTAAACCActgggtttttttatttatgtgaaaatcTAATATATGTAGTGAATATTTTTCAAACTACATATATATAAGATTACCGTAAAATTATTCAGAAATACATGACATCTTCAAAGAGAACTTTTATCGCTTACTCCCATATTTAAAAGTGATGAGCTCATCTTGAGTAGCTGGTTGAATAGCTCGCTGCTCGCATTGCCTCTCAACCTAACGGTTAGTTGTAACATTGACCTTTTCCAAGATGATCTGGCGTTGTTTTATATGCTATATTTTTGTGGCAT encodes the following:
- the LOC118781697 gene encoding uncharacterized protein LOC118781697, with the translated sequence MPSVSCSFPTAANISDLMLGTLSRDDLRDLFPVPENFIRRKTIWLTIHPEESGREDSKPKDPTADSSTSTTNEQSLPLTSTPVRRGPERNTTPEKVVKLSCPEYVLYTDTELEHVRKQYFELAIEGKEQDCKMSKDLRCRLIRNTMTSMISILRATGDGESDRYPSKPEITAMAKRIVQYYPMLQDRDINKKNTLELDSSDSTVILDASSEGSSAPEPFDSNERDNNPADTDSLATQAKHYSTLQALWKRPNPNKESVSQLLDLEFGARRTFIDSDAIKEEDRHEKILDADNCQCVNEVKGRWAEFCQKVQFYGVWKKILKPPMGMDKIEQAVGILRALPSLFPSTSAPPKRLRDASEALVHVLEANAFLQKRPLSCPVLIMSTSNCLLAVGDRPVTTFPKEMLHEGALYLMCRDMAEHGQCLQRVMEQLETAGLKLNAEKCALRQRGLHFLGHEIDAD